The genomic DNA GGCTTTTCCGTTGCCGGGTTCAGGACCTCGAGGTCGTTGGCGACGATGGGATCCACCCAGCTGCCGTTGATGTAGAACTTGCGTTTGTCGAGCATTCGCTCCTCCTTCCCGTCAGTTTGTCTTTTGTTTTTCAGCAAGCCATTCAAGGATTAGCGCTCGGTAACGCTCACCCGAAAAGCTCGGAAAATGTCCGCCGTGAACGATACGCGCGGGTATCTTCAGCAGCCGTTCCATCGACGCCAGATAGTCGTCGGCGTTGGAATGATAAGTGTCCTCGATCAGCGGGCCATCGTAGAGGATGTCGCCGGAGAACAGGATCCCGGTCTTCGCCTCGAAGAGCGCAATCCCGCCGGGCGAATGGCCGGGCGTGTGGATCACCTCGAAGACGCGGTCGCCGAGATCGATATGGTCGCCGTCTTCGAGCAGCCGCGTCGCCGGCGCCGCCTTCACCGCATAGGTGGTGGAGGCGTAGGGCTCGGGCGGCAGCGCGTCGAAGATCTCGTCGGCGACGTAGGGGTCGGCGAGCGTGTTCTTGCGCGTCGGATGCGCCAGAAGTTCCGCCTCGGCCGAATGCACGCAGCGGCACTCGAACTCGTGATGGCAGCCGATATGGTCGAAGTGGGTGTGGCTGGCGACGGCGTCCAAGGCGCGTTCGGTGACGACGGGCACCCATTGCCGGAGCGACACGACACCCATGCCGCTATCGACGAGCATATCGCGGTCGCGGCCGCGCACATGCCAGATGTTGCAGCGGTAGAATTCCTGGATATAGGGCTCATCGATAGCGGTGACGCCGTCGTCGAGCCGCCTCGCCCGGTACCAGTCCTGAGGTGCAATTCTCTGCATCATGCTACGCATGTCCACCCGTGGCGGGCAAGGCTACGACGTCGGCGGTGCGCACGGCAAGCGGCACAATCTCGCCCTCGCGCACGCTTGCCGATTGCGGCAGGTGCGCGACCAGCGCCCTCGTATCCGCCGCACAGGGCTGCAGGTGGCAGCGGTAATGCGTGCCGAAGAAAGCGCTGCCGGCAACCCGCGCCTCACCAAGCGCCACTGTCGGACCCTCTGCCTTGTCGTCAGCGCGGAAGTGTTCCGGCCGGATGGTGAGCGTAATCCGGTCGCCGGCCTTCGGCGACGATGCGGTAAAGTTGCCGGTCGGCAGCGCCAGGCTGCCGAGCGGGGTTTCGACACGGGCGGAGCTGGCGTCCGCCGCCGCCACACGGCCGGAAACGAAATTGACCTCGCCCATGAAGCCCGCCGAAAACAGCGAGCGCGGGCGCATATAGATCTCCGATGGCGGGCCAAAATCCTCGATACGGCCCTGGTTCATCACCACGATCCGGTCGGCGATCGCCATCGCCTCTTCCTGGTCGTGGGTGACGTGCACGAAGGTCGTGCCGACGCGCTTTTGGATCGCCTTCAGCTCGTCCTGCATCTGGCGGCGCAGTTTCAGGTCGAGCGCGCCGAGCGGTTCGTCGAGAAGCAGCACATCCGGGTCGACGGCAAGCGCGCGGGCGAGCGCCACGCGCTGGCGCTGGCCGCCCGAGAGCTCGTGCGGCCGCTTGCCGGCGGAAGCCTTCAGACCGACGAGATCGAGGAAACCGAGCGCCTTTTCGTCCCGCTCGGCCTTGGCAAGGCCGCGCATCCTGAGGCCAAAACCGACATTGTCGACAAGGCGCATGTGTGGAAACAGCGCATAGTCCTGGAACATCGTCGTCGTCGGACGCTTGGCCGGCGCCACATAGGTCATGTCCTGCCCGGCGATCGTCACGCGCCCCGCGCTTGGCGACTGAAAGCCACCAAGGAGCGACAGAAGCGTGGTCTTGCCGCAGCCGGACGGCCCGAGCAGCACGATGAACTCGCCAGCCCGGATATCGAGGGAAACGTTATCCAGGGCCGTGAAGGCACCGAAGATCTTGCTGACGTTTTCGATCGAGACAGGAGCGGTCATTGTTTTTTCGTCCTTCCGAACAGGGAAAGCTCAAGGATGAGGAGCACGGCGACAGAGGCTAAGAACACCAGCGAGCCGATGGCATTGGTCTTGGGGTTGAGGCCGGAGCGCAGCATGCTCCAGATCTCGACGGGCAGCGTCACGTCGAAGCGCGACAGCAGGAAGGCGATGATGAACTCGTCCCAGCTGAAGGTGACGGAAAGGAAGAAGGCAGCAAGGATCGACGGCATCAGCATCGGCGCCGTCACCAGCGCCATCACTTTGAAATCGTTGGCGCCGAGATCGCGCGCAGCCCGCTCGATGTTGATGTGATGATCCCCCATCGAGGCATAGATGATGGCAAAGCAGAGCGGCAGGTTGATCACCACATGGCCGATGCCGACCGTCATCAGCGACAGCGGGATATGCAGCGCGTTCATGAGCGACAAAAGGCCAAGCGCGATGATCAGGTAGCTGACCGTCATCGGCGCGATCAGCAGTCCCCTTTGCAGCGCCGAGCCGGGCAGCTTGTAGCGCGCGAGCGCATAGGCTGCGAGAAAGCCGAGCAGCACGGAGATGACCGAGGAGACGAGCGCCACGACCATCGAGTTACCAAGCGCTGCCATCAGCTTGCGGTCGGCGAAAACCGCCTCGTACCATTGCAGCGAAAAGCCGTTGAACGGCGGCACCGGCAGGCGACCATCCTGGAACGAGAACAGCACCAATACGGCAACCGGCAGGAAGATGAAGGCATAGACGAGGACGAGATAGGTCCAGGAGAGCACGCTTGCGGAGATCTGGCGCAGCATCGTCAGGCCCTCTCGATCTTCAGCCAGCGAGCGCAGGCGAGATAGGCGACGGTGACGGCGAGCATCAGCACGATCGACAGCGCCGCTGCCATCGGGAAATCCGCCCGGCGCCCGAGCTGCAGCATGATGATCTGCGGCAGCACCAGCTCGTTGTTGCCGCCGAGGATCTGCGGCGTGACATAGTCGCCGATGCAAAGCACGAAGGTAAGGAAGGCGCCGGTCATGATACCGGGCAGCGTCAAGGGCAGCACCACATGCCAGAAGGTCTGGAAGGCATTGGCGCCGAGGTCTGCGGCCGCGCGGCGGTAGTTTGGCGAAAGCTGGATCAGGTTGGAATAGATCGTCAGCGTCAAAAGCATGACGAAGAAGTGCACGAAACCGATGACCGTGGCCGTGCGCGTGCTCGCCAGCTCCAGCGGCTCGGAGATAAGGCCGATGCTCATGAAGACCTGATTGATTACACCGTTCTTCGATAACACCAGCAGCCAGGAATAGGAGCGCACCACATAGGAGGTCCAGAACGGCAGGATCGCCAGGATCAGCGCCATGCGCTGCAGCCGCTTCGGCACGCGCTCGGCGATGATCCAGGCGAGCGGATAGGCGAGCAGCACCGAGATCACCGTGACGATAACGGTGATCTCGAGCGAGTTGACGAGCCCCCGGAACAGCGCGTTTTCGGAGAAGAAGCGGACGTAGTTGTCGAAGTTCCAGGCATGGACGATGTCCCGCCCTTCCCGCTTCCAGAGGCTCATCGCCGCCATGAAGGCGAAGGGCACGACGAAGAAGGCGACGGTCCACAGAAGCGCTGGAGCAACGAAGCCCCAGGCCTTGCGCCGGTCGGCGTCTTCAAGCGCTGTCGCTGATGTCAAAGCGGTGTCTGCCATTACCGTCCCAGATCAAAGGATTTCGGCGAGCGAAGAAGAAGGGCGAGCGCGACACATCGCGCCCGCTGCTTTCATTACTGCTGCAGCATTTCCGTCCAGGCGTCCTGGAACTGCTGGTCGAGCTCGGCCGACGGGATCGGATAGAGCTGCGTCTTCTTCAGATATTCGGCCTGCTCATTGAAGCGCAGTGCCGCCTTCTGCTGGTCGGTCAGGTGTTCACCCGCCTTGGCATTGGCCGGCATCGCCCAAT from Ensifer adhaerens includes the following:
- a CDS encoding MBL fold metallo-hydrolase, which gives rise to MQRIAPQDWYRARRLDDGVTAIDEPYIQEFYRCNIWHVRGRDRDMLVDSGMGVVSLRQWVPVVTERALDAVASHTHFDHIGCHHEFECRCVHSAEAELLAHPTRKNTLADPYVADEIFDALPPEPYASTTYAVKAAPATRLLEDGDHIDLGDRVFEVIHTPGHSPGGIALFEAKTGILFSGDILYDGPLIEDTYHSNADDYLASMERLLKIPARIVHGGHFPSFSGERYRALILEWLAEKQKTN
- a CDS encoding ABC transporter ATP-binding protein, with amino-acid sequence MTAPVSIENVSKIFGAFTALDNVSLDIRAGEFIVLLGPSGCGKTTLLSLLGGFQSPSAGRVTIAGQDMTYVAPAKRPTTTMFQDYALFPHMRLVDNVGFGLRMRGLAKAERDEKALGFLDLVGLKASAGKRPHELSGGQRQRVALARALAVDPDVLLLDEPLGALDLKLRRQMQDELKAIQKRVGTTFVHVTHDQEEAMAIADRIVVMNQGRIEDFGPPSEIYMRPRSLFSAGFMGEVNFVSGRVAAADASSARVETPLGSLALPTGNFTASSPKAGDRITLTIRPEHFRADDKAEGPTVALGEARVAGSAFFGTHYRCHLQPCAADTRALVAHLPQSASVREGEIVPLAVRTADVVALPATGGHA
- a CDS encoding ABC transporter permease; the protein is MLRQISASVLSWTYLVLVYAFIFLPVAVLVLFSFQDGRLPVPPFNGFSLQWYEAVFADRKLMAALGNSMVVALVSSVISVLLGFLAAYALARYKLPGSALQRGLLIAPMTVSYLIIALGLLSLMNALHIPLSLMTVGIGHVVINLPLCFAIIYASMGDHHINIERAARDLGANDFKVMALVTAPMLMPSILAAFFLSVTFSWDEFIIAFLLSRFDVTLPVEIWSMLRSGLNPKTNAIGSLVFLASVAVLLILELSLFGRTKKQ
- a CDS encoding ABC transporter permease, which produces MADTALTSATALEDADRRKAWGFVAPALLWTVAFFVVPFAFMAAMSLWKREGRDIVHAWNFDNYVRFFSENALFRGLVNSLEITVIVTVISVLLAYPLAWIIAERVPKRLQRMALILAILPFWTSYVVRSYSWLLVLSKNGVINQVFMSIGLISEPLELASTRTATVIGFVHFFVMLLTLTIYSNLIQLSPNYRRAAADLGANAFQTFWHVVLPLTLPGIMTGAFLTFVLCIGDYVTPQILGGNNELVLPQIIMLQLGRRADFPMAAALSIVLMLAVTVAYLACARWLKIERA